The sequence TGAATAAATACAGATTTATTGCTTATTTGGAGAACGAAATAAAATATAATAAGGAGAAAAAATATGAAAAATAAAATATTTTGGTTAATAATGCTTATCTTGATTTTAACAGTAAGCTGCGGGGAGAAGAATGAGACGTCAGGTAAAGGCGGCGATAAAGAAATAGTATTAAGATTCTTATGGTGGGGAAGTGATTCTCGTCATAAAGCCACTCTTGATGCAATAAAGCTTTTTGAAGAGAAAAATCCGGGAATAAAAATAAAAGCAGAATACGGAGGTACAGACGGTTATTTTCAGAAGCTCTCAACACAGTTAACCGGGAATACAGCGCCGGATATAATGCAGGTTGATTACATATGGCTGTTTAACTTTTCAAAAAACGGTGATGGTTTTTATGATATTAACCAGTTAAAAGATGAATTTAATCTTGCTAATTACACTGAGGAAGATCTTAGTTACACTACAATAAACGGAAAACTTAATGCAATACCTGTAGGAATGAACGGAAGAGCTTTTTTCTTTAATAAGTCTCTGTATGAAAGAGCAGGGGTAGAGATACCTAAAACATTTGATGAACTGCTTGCATCAGATAAAATATTAAAGCAAAAAATAGGGCCTAATGCAAAATCTCTGGATATAGTAACTTCTGACAGCGGTGCTATGTTCTTTGTGGAATATTATGTGGAACAAAAGTTTGGAAAAACGCTGATAGATACTGATAATAAAGTAGGCGTTACAAAAGAAGAACTTACAGAAGCATTTAAGTTTTATAAAATGCTGGCAGACAGCGGAGCAGTAATATCGGCAAAAGACAGAGCAGGAGCAGGAAACTATCCTGATGACCAGAATCCTTTATGGATAAATGGCGAATTAGGCGGAGTTCTGAATTGGAATACTATGATCGGATCATATGGCGACATGCTTAAAAAAGGTGACGAGATGATAGCAGGAGATTTCTTAACAGGTATAGGAGATCATAAATCAGCATATTTAAAAGTAAATATGACTTTAGCAATAAATAAAAATACAAAGCATCCTAAAGAAGCAGCAAAATTCTTAAATTTTCTTTTGTCTGATCCTGAAGCTGCGAAAGTATTGGGAACTGTAAGAGGAATCCCTTTGAACAAAAGCGCTTATGCTGAATTGGAAAAAGAAGGGCTTACAAAAGGACCTGTAGCAGAAGGACTGGAGAAAGCACTGGCTTTTGCCGGACCTAAAAAGAGTCCTTATATAGAAGATGAGAGAATGAGACAGCTTGGTCTGGTAGTTACCCAAAAACTGGATTACAATGAAGTAACACCTGAACAGGCAGGGGAACAAATGTACACAGAAATGGTAAAATTATTGGAACAAATGACAAGATAATTAGGAAAAGAGGCGGATATGAAAAATAGAATTAATGTGGGATTATTATACATATTACCGTGGATACTGGGGATTTTACTGTTAAAAGTATTTCCTTTCGGTTTATCGCTGTTTCTGAGCTTTACTAGATATGATTTAATATCAAGCCCGCAGTTTATAGGAATAGAAAATTACGTGGAAATGTTTAAGGATGAATTATTTATA is a genomic window of Sebaldella sp. S0638 containing:
- a CDS encoding ABC transporter substrate-binding protein; this encodes MKNKIFWLIMLILILTVSCGEKNETSGKGGDKEIVLRFLWWGSDSRHKATLDAIKLFEEKNPGIKIKAEYGGTDGYFQKLSTQLTGNTAPDIMQVDYIWLFNFSKNGDGFYDINQLKDEFNLANYTEEDLSYTTINGKLNAIPVGMNGRAFFFNKSLYERAGVEIPKTFDELLASDKILKQKIGPNAKSLDIVTSDSGAMFFVEYYVEQKFGKTLIDTDNKVGVTKEELTEAFKFYKMLADSGAVISAKDRAGAGNYPDDQNPLWINGELGGVLNWNTMIGSYGDMLKKGDEMIAGDFLTGIGDHKSAYLKVNMTLAINKNTKHPKEAAKFLNFLLSDPEAAKVLGTVRGIPLNKSAYAELEKEGLTKGPVAEGLEKALAFAGPKKSPYIEDERMRQLGLVVTQKLDYNEVTPEQAGEQMYTEMVKLLEQMTR